In Oryza sativa Japonica Group chromosome 1, ASM3414082v1, the genomic stretch ATTTGTCATTGTGGcgtaccgccgccgccggtagcGGGcgtcccgctgccgccgccgccgctggtgccGCCCGAGAGGGAGATGGTGCCGGCTGCCATGTCCTTGTGCTGCGCGAGGAGGCCGCTGGGCCCCGGCAGGGTTCCGGCGGGGCCGACGGCGTAGATGACGTTGGTGAGCGGTTGGCCGGAGAGCTGGAACGCGAGGTAGAGCCTGGAGCCCTTGGACACGATggtgggcgccgccgcgccgcgcgacaGCGACAGCTTCCCCTGGTCCGGCGGACACAACGACGACGTCGTCCCGCCGAGGTAGTACTGCCTCGCCGtgccggcggcgcccggcgtGGCCCACCCGGCCACCGCGCTGCCCCCCACCATCTTCCCGTTCGGCGAGAACCCGACGGCGATGTACCCGCCGCTGTCCGGCGCCGACAGCACGAAGTTCCACACGCTGTTGCTTCCCGCCGACGACGCGTCCTTCCCGAACTGCAACGCATCGCCATTGATGACGTCGAGCGAGCGAAACCAATGCAGCTAGCAACAAGGACGAACGATGTCGAAGCAAGCTTACCCGGAGGATGAAGCCCTGCGAGCTCCATGCTTGGAAGCAGTTGAGGCCGGTGGTGTTGAAGGAGATGAGGTTGCCGAGGCTGAGCGCGGCGGTGCACGAGTCCGACGTCGTCTGCGAGCTCACCAGCAGCAGCGAGCTCGATCCGACGAAGCAGAGCACCAGCAGCAGATGGTGCCATTGTCGCATGGCTCGATCCATTGCCATAGTGCCAAACTGAATGTGGATCGAGAACTATGCGTACGGACTTGGATGATTTGATCGACGAGAAGAATGGTTTCAGTTAAATAGGCAAATTAGCGTGTGTTCTGACTTGGGGTTGGTACGTGAGCATCTGACCTTAGTAATAGAATAGAGTGGCTTCTAGTTCTCTTCTGAAAAATTAAATGATAAATACGGTGGCTTCTAGTTGGTTACGGTCCGGCCATGTTATCCTCCTAGGTTTGTTTGGTGTTGACTAAAATGAGCCGATTAAGCTACACGTGAGTCGATCCATTTGTGCGTAAGAGAATACGTACAAGTGACACCAAGTTTGTCCTCCAGATAATCTTGTAAGATTCAGATGGAATACTGATTAGGATAGATTATGCTTGGATATTCTAGTAGGAGAAATAAAGAATGTGTCTCTACTGaaggtgtaatttttttaaaaaaaatcaggcaATTACATTACCCGACTTtttgaagaaacaaaaaaacagGTATCTTTGCATAGTCTTGTCAGATAaaacaaaaagggaaagaaaacagAAATAACAGGAAAACATAAACAGAGGCAGAAGGACCAGCTTTCCAATCCAGTACTCTCGTCCATCCACAAGCTACATCTCAACTTTTCTGAACTCGACTTCCTAAGAAAACATAAGCTAAAAATATTCCATAACCTAGCAGATATCACAAAACAGCATTCCAGCTATAGATAGCCATAAGGCCTGAGGCCCGACGGCCCAGCCCACAGAACGACATGACTAGTGTTGAGCCCGTGCCAGCCCGGCCTGACGATTGGGCCGTGCCTAAGCCGATGTCCAGGCACGGTTGGCCGGCTCGGCATGGCATGGTCAAAGAAAAATAGTTGAGGGATTGAAAATAGACTTAATATAGCCTTATAAGACACTGCCACAAcccaaagagatgagggaggaaaATTAGACTTATTCTATGGAGAAGCACAATAGGCTATCGTTCCTTTAGGCTGGCCCGGCCGAGTCTTACTGGGCCGTGCCTAGGCCGTGGGTGCAACCCATGGGCTGGCACAGCCCAGCATGTAGGTCAGGCCATGCCGACCCGACTGACCTCAGCCCAGGCCCAGTCGTGCCTAGGTGGGGCCATGCCGGGCCGGGCGGCCCATTTAAACATCTATAATTTCAGCTAACCAAACCAAGACATGAAACACATCTTCTGATAACTAGTGAGAACCTAAGaatctgaattttagtttgttttctaaaCTATGTAGTTATAAATTCCTCTTTTTCTATATCTCATGGCACGTGTCCTTGCCAGCCAACAATACATGAAATGTTTTATCTTTAATTCTCTATCCCTTATCGCCAAGCTTCAAAAGTGTATATATGGATTTAATTGTAAAAAATCCTCTCTCATCATGGGGTCAGATCATTTTATCTGGGTTCATCTTTTAGGATTACATATATTAATTTCTCACATCTCCAAATCTTGTTTATCTTCCTTTGATAAATTTCTTCTAAACTCTAATTCCACTCTTCCTTCAATATACAGTTCCTTCACCGTAGCTTCTTGATGCAAATAAACATTACTATATAATTGGGCGGCTGCGTAGTGGGTGCCGCTTCGGGCTGTTTCAGGCAAGCAACAGCAAGATGCCATAGCGGCGTAAACACCATGGCAGCTGGAGAAAATCCACTTTCCTAACAGTGTTAGCCCTCGCTGTGAGTCTAATCATAAGTATGCTAGGTTCTGACTATTTTTTATGGCAAATGTGTAATTACACTTTTATTAATAGCAAATCCGCTATACCTATTCAAACCGTTGGAAAATATACAATTGACCCATAATCTAATAATGTTTACGtcgtatttttattttctttcccgGCTGGCACTTTGCTAGAGACAATATAAggggcaattgcttatttgaccctgttttgaaATGTAATTATcgatttgaccctactttttgaactttgcttatttgaccctccttttcAAGTACGAAGCTTCCGTCTGACCCTCTTTCGCTGACTCCGTTAGGGttcaatttaaaaaaaaaagaaaatgtttccAGAGTTCCTAATGGCGAAAATACCCTCCAAAGCCAAACCCTATtttgactctctctctctcactcgtgcgtacctctctctcactcgtgcgtgcgtgcggcggcggcgagctgagggggcggcggcggcgtcaagcaTAGCCCCGCCGGCGCCCGCTCGTTGTgctggagggcggcggcggtggcgtgtcCGGTCCGGGTCGGCGCCGATCtgtggggagaggcggcggcgagctaaggaggcggcggcggcgtgatgtACAGCCACGCCGGCGCCCGCTCGTAAAGGTGgaggccggcagcggcggcggtttgaTGGGGCACGGGGCGGCCGATCTGAGGGGACAAGGGCGGCGAGCTGtgggggctgcggcggcggcgggtgctaCACGCGgtgacggggggggggggggtgagggcggcggcggcggcgaggtcaaTGGTGTCGACGAGCCACCACGCGCGGCCggctctcctctcccgcctctccgccgtcgctcgcctcgcccgcctctctgccgccgcccgcctctccgctgccgcccgtctcgtccgcctctccgccgccgcccgcctctccgccaccgcctgcctCGCCCACCTCTCCAtcgccgctcgcctcgcccgcctcgttcgccgcccgcctctccgccgtcgcccgcctctccgccgccgctcgccttgcccgcctcggccgccgcacgcccgcctctccgcctcgtccaccaccgcccgcctgtccgcgccggccgcccccgCCCACCGTCGGCCGCACCGCCGtgcgcgccgtccgccgctgTCATGCCGACTACCGAGAGAGCGAGGTCGATGGCGTCGATGctgtccaattttttttacaaaatctaTCATAATTGCCTCAAATTTGACAATTTTTAGTCAAATCTTTCAAAATGAATCAAATTTCTCAAATTTATGCCAAATCATTCATAATTGGGGCACATTttagttaatttattttcacAAAATTCAATCAAATTTAAGTCAAATTTCACAAAATGATTCAAATCTGTCAAATTAATGCCAAATCTGTTACTTGAGCAAAAATTATTACAAATATTTCTACATTCTTAATATATTCACGGTATAACAAAATAGGGTTAAACAAGCAAACAAAAGGGATAtaacagggtcaaataagcaagggCAAAATAGACTATTTACCTCAAAATTAACACCGTCACCTCACCCAAACGGAATAGGGTCAGACCGGAGCTTCGTACTCGAAAAGGaaggtcaaataagcaaagtttaaaaaataaggtcaaatcGGCAATTACAGttcaaaacagggtcaaataagcaattgccccGACAATATAAAGGGGGAATTAAAACTGCATCCGGAGGAGGAACATGTACAAGTACTCTCGCGCCTAGACAATTGAATCTTGCACCTGGCGGTTCCCTGAATTTTGTCCGTCGTCGAGTCTGTCGTCGCAGCAACCGCTcggagcaagtttaatagtatagtctaccactagctctaattcatctatagttaATCTagtagtcaattcatacaatagttgcttactatactattaatatatggtcccacctgtcatatacatattgcgtcttggagtccgcgctgcagctggctacagatctgtagtccgcttctcttctctctcatcttttatcttattaaaatatgtttcactagtacagatccttctatctgtgacgggctctaatatgcttagaaatagcgggccgtcacaaggaagtcatctcaatcgggccgaaaagtgtccgattgagatatggtcgcacagacatgttagatgggtataaaacttaagcccgtcacggatgacacctatcagtgacgggccataactttaggcccgattgagataacattccatatctcaaacgggcctaaagttgtggcccgtcacagatgatttaggcccgtttgagataacattccatatctcaaacgggtctcaagttgtggcccgtcacaaatgaccaTCATATGTGACAtgcaccaacttgaggcccgtttgagataacaactaggcccatcacagatgactcatcagtgatgggctatatacttaatttctatcgggcattaactaaagcccgtaaccgatgactatttttccatttttcatatgaaatgtttatatttgtaagttgactatagcaaaataattttacgggtagtaaataatttcaaatggaaaaaatatcaacaacaaaattgtataacttatcaatatttacaaGTTTTAGTttgttcatttttcaatataacttttttttgaacagtttaaatttgaatttaaaaatatgacaacttcaaacaacattttcaaatactaaatgatttcaattgaaaaagtcatcaacaacaaagttgaataactcatcaagatctaaaacttttatttttgttatttcttcatctgacgaaatgttagtaatattattcacaaattttacatatatgtgttatagtttataaaaccagataagagatatgtcaattttgtaaacaatgttactatcactttgtcgtatgaagaaatgaccaaaataaaagttttagatcttgatgagttatttaactttgttgttgatgactttttcagttgatatcatttagtatttgaaaatgttgtttgaagttgtcatatttttaaattcaaattcaaacggtccaaaaaatgttatatagaaaaatgaccaaaataaaagttatagactttgatgagttatacaaatttgttattgatgactttttcagttgaagtcgttcactgatctaaaattctatttgaacttttcaaactttgaattttaaatttcaaattgtttaaatagagtcagatggagaaattaccaaaataaaaattttgcacctcgatgagttctacaactttggttttggtgacttttccatttgaaatcatttaataaccccAATTCAATATCTTGGCCTAGGGCATAATaggaattaatagaatactcataccaacatgTTACAAttacttttccggaagccaatctctaaAAAAACTTTGACGTTAAGTGTGCTTGGTCTGGAGCAATTTCGGGATAGGTGACCGACCGAGAAGTTTGAACTTCCCGcgtgggtgcacacgagtgagggctagcaaaaaaataaaatttatttatttatggaatatactcatctgtgacgggcattaactctAGCATAAGTTAATGTGACGGGCTATaattaatgcccgtcacagatgactcatctgtgacgggctatagttaatgcccgtcacagataagggtcatctgtgacgggcgctagttgtggcccggttgagataggtcatctgtgacgggttatagtttgactggtcgtctgggtcaaagctatcggtgacgggctttacttagggcccgattgagatagaatcatccgtgacggccgtttgcccgattgagatagctcttcacatcagtgattTCTAACCTGTGACGGATGCCATGCCAATCATGGCGAGGAGGAAGTAAGTTAACGATTCGACCGCGACGACAACCATAAATGTCTGCAGCAACAAATAGAGCAAAGATATTAATTACTGCTAGATTAATTGTCTGTGTTATAGAACTACTTCCCGTCTGTTAAATTACCACTGTGAATATCTCGCAGGGCCCGCAGCGGGAGGAGCACCGCTGCTCGGGGCGTCCTCGTTGCaatgtcgccggcggcggtggtggcggcggctccttTGGCAGCGGGTAAccaacgacggccggcggcgccccATCGCCGAATTGGATCACTGGATGGCCGACGACCACCCCGTCGTACTCGTACCCATCTCCGACCGCCGTGACACGGGCCATGGTGGCTTCCGCCGCTGCAGGCCCGCAGTACGCGTACACCGCGGTGGCCGGGGATCAGGTGCCGATATATAAGACGAACACGCGCAGGCGGGAGCTAGTGTAGGATCGCACAAGACCAAACAAACCTACCAGAGaggggtgaatggtagggaagaccaaaaacccaaaaatctTTTGCGGAATTAAAGATTACCCCAAACGAAGTCGATGACGAAGTCCAGTCGCCGCCGGTCGAACCGCCCACCTGCCGCCGGTCAAACCGCCGAAGcctcgccggtcagaccgtccgaacacctgcggtcagaccgccactatccCACCGGTCAGACTGTGCACACACCTACGGTTAGACCGTCGGGACCCAGAAACACCGGTAGATGACAAACTCGAAGATGTAGATTGAAACTTATTCGACTTTATTGTATCAactagtgtttacaaagtgcaccaat encodes the following:
- the LOC4324959 gene encoding cytochrome b561 and DOMON domain-containing protein At3g07570, producing MAMDRAMRQWHHLLLVLCFVGSSSLLLVSSQTTSDSCTAALSLGNLISFNTTGLNCFQAWSSQGFILRFGKDASSAGSNSVWNFVLSAPDSGGYIAVGFSPNGKMVGGSAVAGWATPGAAGTARQYYLGGTTSSLCPPDQGKLSLSRGAAAPTIVSKGSRLYLAFQLSGQPLTNVIYAVGPAGTLPGPSGLLAQHKDMAAGTISLSGGTSGGGGSGTPATGGGGDGDEGHEDHEGGGEGKGKSDQSGGVGGESGSDGNGGRSTTTTASASSSGSASGRVFCAQWTKCSLVVQMLVYFVLLSGTVFL